In Synechococcus sp. CB0101, a genomic segment contains:
- a CDS encoding YihY/virulence factor BrkB family protein: MDLSAAFAYHTLQSIFPILLIALGVASRVLGSADNVSDQLLELADQVLPASVIPVIRSTLNQLIRQGTGAGLVGAGFLLVSSTNAYLSLQRGADRLWGFRPCLLPIDHWTRPVWRFIRARLEAIALVTLIGFFVVLDQLTTNLRLLSPGSWRLMLQSWLPSWLHLWAPVPMAVDFGLSLLIACSLAFALLAILPTRHVPVRSLIPGSMLIGLVLTIFNVVLGRSLLSLGSRFQAYGVIGGVLLLSLWVWLVGLVVYFGTAVSVVVSRRREGEASAQWNASAAADLP, from the coding sequence GTGGATCTCAGCGCTGCGTTTGCCTATCACACACTGCAGTCTATTTTCCCGATCCTGTTGATTGCTTTGGGCGTCGCCAGCCGAGTGCTGGGGAGTGCGGATAATGTGTCCGACCAGCTTTTGGAATTAGCAGATCAGGTGTTGCCTGCCTCGGTGATTCCGGTGATCCGAAGCACCCTCAATCAGCTCATTCGTCAGGGGACCGGTGCTGGCTTGGTGGGTGCTGGCTTTCTGTTGGTGTCGTCGACTAACGCTTATTTGAGCTTGCAGCGTGGTGCAGATCGGTTGTGGGGATTTCGTCCCTGTCTGCTCCCCATTGACCATTGGACCAGGCCTGTCTGGCGTTTCATTCGGGCGCGACTTGAGGCGATTGCCTTGGTGACATTGATTGGTTTCTTTGTGGTGCTGGATCAACTCACCACTAATTTGCGTTTGCTCAGTCCGGGTAGTTGGCGACTGATGTTGCAGAGCTGGTTGCCGTCCTGGCTGCATCTGTGGGCGCCGGTTCCCATGGCTGTTGATTTTGGTCTTTCGTTGTTGATCGCTTGCAGTTTGGCGTTTGCCTTGCTCGCTATTCTTCCGACGCGTCACGTTCCGGTCCGCTCCCTCATTCCTGGATCGATGTTGATCGGTCTGGTGTTAACCATCTTCAATGTGGTGCTCGGCCGAAGTTTGTTGTCGCTCGGATCGCGCTTTCAGGCTTATGGCGTGATTGGTGGTGTGCTGTTGCTGAGTTTGTGGGTCTGGCTCGTGGGCTTGGTGGTCTACTTCGGTACCGCTGTGAGCGTGGTTGTGAGCCGCCGACGTGAGGGTGAGGCATCCGCACAGTGGAACGCTTCCGCTGCGGCTGATCTGCCATGA
- a CDS encoding glycoside hydrolase 100 family protein: MARQFSQERLRVRPSSREEAVVSAAHEHFERTLIRIRGELVGSMAALSHPGGKDHALNYDEVFLRDNVPVMLLLLVQGRFAIVRNFLETCLELQSSAYQTRGVFPTSFVEQDGELVADYGQRSIGRITSVDASLWWPVLCWLYVRRSRDWEFGSSQRVQRGVQLLLDLVLHPTFEGTPVLFVPDCAFMIDRPMDVWGAPLEIEVLLYGCLGSCCQLMALAQKSHNSRLLEQRLVLTREWKHDLRRYLLKHYWVTSKTMQVLRRRPTEQYGETQALNEFNVQPQVIPPWLQDWLENRGGYLIGNMRTGRPDFRFYSLGNCLACLFELITAPQQRALFRLVLHNREHLMAQMPMRICHPPLEGDEWSEKTGSDPKNWPWSYHNGGHWPSLLWYLGGALLLHEQRYPQADVLLMGQMRAMLEECYWMQLNQLPRQQWAEYFDGPTGTWVGQQARTYQTWTIVGFLLLHHLLRVNPSDAGLLDINRD, encoded by the coding sequence ATGGCCAGGCAGTTCAGCCAAGAACGCCTACGAGTACGCCCCAGCTCCCGCGAGGAAGCGGTGGTGAGCGCTGCCCACGAGCACTTTGAGCGCACCCTGATCCGCATCCGTGGTGAGCTGGTGGGATCGATGGCAGCCCTCAGCCACCCAGGCGGAAAGGATCACGCCCTCAACTACGACGAGGTGTTCCTGCGGGACAACGTGCCCGTGATGCTGCTCCTTCTGGTGCAGGGACGTTTCGCCATCGTGCGCAACTTCCTGGAAACCTGCCTGGAACTGCAGAGCAGCGCGTATCAGACCCGCGGCGTGTTCCCCACCAGCTTTGTGGAGCAGGACGGTGAGCTGGTGGCCGATTACGGCCAACGCTCCATCGGGCGCATCACCTCAGTGGACGCCAGCCTGTGGTGGCCCGTGTTGTGCTGGCTCTACGTGCGGCGTAGCCGCGACTGGGAATTCGGCTCCAGTCAACGGGTGCAACGGGGCGTGCAGCTGTTGTTGGATCTGGTGCTGCACCCCACCTTCGAAGGCACGCCGGTGCTGTTTGTACCGGATTGCGCCTTCATGATTGATCGCCCCATGGATGTGTGGGGTGCCCCTCTTGAGATCGAGGTGTTGCTCTACGGCTGCCTGGGCAGTTGCTGCCAGCTGATGGCCCTGGCCCAGAAGAGCCACAACAGCCGACTGCTGGAACAACGCCTGGTGCTCACCCGTGAGTGGAAGCATGACCTGCGCCGCTATCTGCTCAAGCACTACTGGGTGACAAGCAAAACCATGCAAGTGCTGCGGCGGCGCCCCACGGAGCAATACGGCGAAACCCAGGCCCTCAATGAATTCAACGTGCAGCCGCAGGTGATCCCCCCCTGGCTGCAGGACTGGCTGGAGAACCGAGGCGGCTATCTGATCGGCAACATGCGCACCGGCCGACCCGACTTTCGCTTCTACAGCCTGGGCAACTGCCTGGCCTGCCTGTTTGAACTGATCACCGCCCCCCAGCAGCGGGCCCTCTTCCGGCTGGTGTTGCACAACCGGGAACACCTGATGGCACAGATGCCGATGCGGATCTGCCATCCACCCCTGGAAGGGGACGAGTGGAGTGAAAAAACCGGGTCCGATCCCAAGAACTGGCCCTGGAGCTACCACAACGGTGGGCACTGGCCCAGCCTGCTCTGGTATCTGGGCGGGGCTCTGTTGCTCCATGAGCAGCGCTATCCCCAGGCCGATGTGCTGCTGATGGGCCAGATGCGGGCGATGTTGGAGGAGTGCTACTGGATGCAGCTCAACCAACTGCCCCGCCAGCAATGGGCTGAATACTTTGATGGCCCCACCGGCACCTGGGTGGGGCAGCAGGCCCGCACCTACCAGACCTGGACCATCGTGGGCTTCCTGCTACTGCACCATTTGCTGCGGGTGAACCCCAGCGACGCGGGCTTGCTGGACATCAACCGGGACTGA
- the petB gene encoding cytochrome b6, with the protein MANSSPASGGKSSPVYDWFNERLDIQEIVDDVASKYVPPHVNIFYCLGGITLVCFLVQFATGFAMTFYYKPTVAEAYASVQYLMTDVSFGWLIRSVHRWSASMMVLMLILHVFRVYLTGGFKRPRELTWITGVTMAVITVSFGVTGYSLPWDQVGYWAVKIVSGVPAAVPVVGDFMVELLRGGESVGQATLTRFYSLHTFVMPWLLAVFMLIHFLMIRKQGISGPL; encoded by the coding sequence ATGGCGAATTCCTCGCCCGCCTCCGGCGGAAAGTCATCGCCCGTCTACGACTGGTTCAACGAGCGCCTGGACATCCAGGAGATCGTTGACGACGTCGCGTCGAAGTACGTGCCGCCCCACGTCAACATCTTCTATTGCCTGGGCGGCATCACCCTGGTCTGCTTCCTGGTTCAGTTCGCGACCGGCTTCGCGATGACCTTCTATTACAAGCCGACCGTGGCTGAGGCGTATGCCTCCGTGCAGTACTTGATGACCGATGTCAGCTTCGGCTGGCTGATCCGCTCCGTGCACCGCTGGAGCGCTTCGATGATGGTGCTGATGCTGATCCTGCACGTGTTCCGCGTGTATCTCACCGGTGGCTTCAAACGCCCCCGTGAGCTCACGTGGATCACTGGCGTCACCATGGCTGTGATCACCGTGTCCTTCGGTGTGACCGGCTACTCCCTTCCCTGGGACCAGGTTGGTTACTGGGCTGTGAAGATTGTGTCCGGCGTTCCGGCTGCTGTGCCCGTGGTGGGCGACTTCATGGTTGAACTGCTCCGCGGTGGCGAGAGCGTTGGCCAGGCCACCCTCACACGCTTCTACAGCCTGCACACCTTCGTGATGCCCTGGCTGCTGGCCGTGTTCATGCTCATCCACTTCCTGATGATCCGGAAGCAGGGCATCTCCGGTCCCCTCTGA
- the xseA gene encoding exodeoxyribonuclease VII large subunit, translated as MELLPPPGAVNGDPGLPRYSVAELNQAIASLLERGFAPRFLLEATVSRPQLKKGHLWLTLVDEQASISGVVWASQLSKLSVQPSEGDGVLVVGKLNFWASRASLCVQILDLRPSLSAVLRQFERVRCLLEPEGLLDPARKQPLPAMPAAIALLTSVPSSALADMLRTAQERWPATRIHVVPIPVQGPVEEQIRSRLAEVLARAGELGIEALVLARGGGSREDLAVFDSEALARDLAACPLPVVTGLGHEDDTTIADLVADYRAATPTAAVVALLPDRQHLGLALQQQRILLRQAVNNRLQQERLRLAASQERLVALHPRQLLANARQQLQQRIELLHALSPRRLLERGFTLLHGADGQLVRSVRQVSPGDALQVVLADGRINTVVQTTEPGADG; from the coding sequence GTGGAGTTGCTACCGCCGCCTGGAGCGGTGAACGGCGATCCGGGGCTGCCGCGTTACAGCGTTGCTGAACTGAACCAGGCGATTGCATCGCTCTTGGAACGGGGCTTTGCGCCACGTTTTCTGCTGGAAGCAACGGTGTCGCGGCCGCAGCTCAAAAAAGGGCACCTCTGGCTCACCCTGGTGGATGAGCAGGCCTCGATCTCAGGCGTGGTCTGGGCGTCACAACTCAGCAAGCTCAGCGTTCAGCCCAGCGAAGGCGATGGCGTGCTGGTGGTGGGCAAGCTCAATTTCTGGGCGAGCCGCGCGAGTCTCTGCGTCCAGATCCTCGATCTGCGGCCGAGCCTCAGTGCCGTGCTGCGCCAATTCGAGCGGGTCCGCTGCCTGCTGGAACCCGAAGGCCTGCTCGATCCCGCCCGCAAGCAGCCGCTACCGGCCATGCCTGCGGCGATTGCCTTGCTCACCAGCGTGCCCAGTTCTGCTCTGGCCGACATGCTGCGCACAGCCCAAGAGCGCTGGCCCGCCACGCGCATCCATGTGGTGCCCATCCCCGTGCAGGGGCCTGTGGAAGAGCAGATCCGCAGCCGACTGGCGGAGGTACTGGCCCGTGCCGGCGAGCTCGGGATCGAAGCGCTCGTGCTGGCCCGAGGCGGCGGAAGCCGTGAAGACCTGGCGGTGTTCGATAGCGAAGCCTTGGCCCGCGACCTCGCTGCCTGCCCACTGCCAGTGGTCACGGGGCTGGGCCACGAAGACGACACCACCATTGCGGATCTGGTGGCCGATTACCGAGCCGCGACCCCAACCGCAGCCGTGGTGGCCCTGCTGCCAGATCGCCAACACCTGGGGCTAGCGCTGCAGCAGCAACGGATCCTGCTCCGCCAAGCCGTGAACAACCGCCTGCAACAGGAGCGCCTTCGGCTGGCGGCGAGCCAGGAGCGCTTGGTGGCACTGCATCCACGCCAACTGCTGGCGAACGCCCGTCAACAGCTGCAGCAACGCATCGAGCTACTGCACGCGCTCTCTCCGCGTCGTCTGTTGGAGCGGGGGTTCACTCTGCTGCATGGTGCCGATGGGCAACTGGTGCGTTCGGTGCGGCAAGTCAGTCCCGGCGATGCCCTCCAGGTGGTGCTGGCAGACGGCAGGATCAACACTGTTGTGCAGACCACGGAACCAGGCGCTGATGGCTGA
- the xseB gene encoding exodeoxyribonuclease VII small subunit translates to MAEPKPKRKRSAPDPANAWQDEVEQLSFNEARTALELAMAKLQSSELEVEEMATLYRRAEAYANRCSTVLEGVEQEVIQWDTTSP, encoded by the coding sequence ATGGCTGAGCCGAAACCCAAGCGCAAGCGCAGCGCCCCAGATCCCGCCAATGCATGGCAAGACGAGGTGGAGCAACTGAGCTTCAACGAAGCCCGCACAGCTCTGGAGCTGGCGATGGCCAAACTGCAATCCAGCGAGCTGGAGGTGGAGGAGATGGCAACCCTGTATCGCCGTGCCGAGGCCTATGCCAACCGTTGCAGCACGGTTCTCGAAGGCGTGGAACAAGAAGTGATCCAATGGGACACAACAAGCCCTTAA
- a CDS encoding DUF2834 domain-containing protein produces the protein MGHNKPLNTAMESRTSPQPWLAWLYLALAIAGGVLPWMANLAYMREYGSSFDIGLFIALANANPAAQSLSRDLLVGASAITIWIVVESRRLQMRHLWLVLLSSVTVAFAFAAPFFLFLRERRLAELARQAEADAAGSALA, from the coding sequence ATGGGACACAACAAGCCCTTAAACACCGCCATGGAGTCCCGCACCTCGCCGCAACCCTGGTTGGCCTGGCTCTATCTGGCGCTGGCGATCGCCGGAGGCGTTTTGCCATGGATGGCCAACCTGGCCTACATGCGCGAGTACGGCTCCAGCTTTGATATCGGTCTGTTCATCGCGTTGGCCAATGCCAACCCGGCTGCCCAATCACTCTCCCGTGATCTGCTGGTGGGGGCCTCAGCCATCACCATTTGGATCGTGGTGGAAAGCCGCCGTCTGCAGATGCGGCATCTCTGGCTCGTCCTGTTGAGCTCCGTGACAGTGGCATTTGCGTTTGCCGCTCCGTTCTTCTTGTTTCTGAGGGAACGACGCTTGGCCGAACTGGCCCGGCAAGCCGAGGCGGATGCGGCAGGCTCAGCGCTCGCCTGA
- the petD gene encoding cytochrome b6-f complex subunit IV, with translation MHVLKKPDLSDPKLRAKLAKGMGHNYYGEPAWPNDLLYIFPVVILGTLACLVGLAVLDPAMLGDKADPFATPLEILPEWYLYPVFQILRVVPNKLLGIALQTMIPLGLMLIPFIESFNKFQNPFRRPVAMAAFLFGTVFTIYLGIGAALPIDKSLTLGLF, from the coding sequence ATGCACGTCCTCAAGAAGCCTGATCTGAGCGATCCCAAGCTGCGGGCCAAGCTCGCCAAGGGCATGGGTCACAACTATTACGGCGAGCCCGCCTGGCCCAACGATCTCCTCTACATCTTCCCGGTGGTGATCCTGGGCACCCTCGCCTGCCTCGTGGGTCTGGCTGTGCTTGATCCCGCCATGCTGGGCGACAAGGCTGATCCCTTCGCCACTCCGCTGGAGATCCTCCCCGAGTGGTACCTCTACCCGGTGTTCCAGATCCTGCGGGTTGTTCCCAACAAACTGCTGGGTATCGCCCTTCAGACCATGATCCCCCTCGGTCTGATGCTGATCCCCTTCATCGAGAGCTTCAACAAGTTCCAGAACCCCTTCCGTCGTCCGGTGGCCATGGCCGCCTTCCTGTTCGGAACCGTGTTCACCATCTACCTGGGTATTGGCGCTGCTCTGCCCATCGACAAGTCCCTCACCCTGGGCCTGTTCTGA
- a CDS encoding zinc ribbon domain-containing protein — translation MQRPIPWLWILVIGVLLLAPGFTARLFVDVLEGFALLLVFGPLVLAGAGFLAWQWFRRRLVTCPACGTPSLGATICPACGTSLAEAGTRSTVDADQPASSAVIDVEVRDVSGER, via the coding sequence ATGCAACGCCCGATTCCGTGGTTGTGGATCCTGGTGATTGGCGTCCTGTTGTTGGCCCCGGGCTTTACGGCGCGCCTATTCGTGGACGTGCTTGAAGGGTTTGCTCTCTTGTTGGTGTTTGGCCCCTTGGTGCTGGCCGGTGCGGGCTTTCTGGCTTGGCAGTGGTTTCGCCGCCGTTTGGTCACCTGTCCCGCATGCGGGACGCCCAGTTTGGGTGCCACAATCTGTCCCGCCTGTGGGACAAGCCTCGCTGAGGCAGGCACGCGCAGCACCGTTGACGCCGATCAGCCCGCCAGTTCAGCCGTGATTGATGTGGAGGTTCGCGACGTCTCAGGCGAGCGCTGA
- the ctpZ gene encoding carboxyl-terminal processing protease CtpZ, giving the protein MAQRIRRLALALLCGLFLLGGNPSPASALNDGQQLVVESWRLVNQSYVDPDRFDTIHWKRLRQKALERPIQSSADAYDAIDWMLAPIGDPYTRLLRPSDFTALKASTQGSVSGVGLQLGIRQDDTAVVVIAPLEGSPAAEAGIVSGTELVRVDGTPTADLGLESTAARLRGVEGTAVLLEIKPPEGRSREVELQRRKVDLLPVRQRLIEQDGHRLGYLRITQFAEPVPQQVAAALNELQEQGIEGLVLDLRNNSGGLVSAGLAVADQLLDGAPIVETRNREGFSDPQQANRGLLYSGAMLTLVNGGTASASEILAGALQDDERSPLLGNRTFGKGLIQTLIGLGGDGSGLAVTVARYVTPSGRDIQNLGIEPDQRLPEPEPLDPGGPGDPWLSQALDQLRVQLEPTL; this is encoded by the coding sequence ATGGCTCAGCGCATCCGACGCCTGGCGCTGGCCCTGCTCTGCGGCCTGTTCCTGCTGGGCGGGAACCCTTCCCCCGCAAGCGCTCTCAACGACGGCCAACAGCTGGTGGTGGAGAGCTGGCGCCTCGTGAACCAGAGCTACGTGGATCCCGATCGCTTCGACACGATCCATTGGAAACGCCTGCGTCAGAAGGCGCTGGAGCGTCCCATCCAAAGCAGCGCTGACGCCTACGACGCCATTGATTGGATGCTCGCCCCCATCGGCGACCCCTACACCCGGCTGCTCAGGCCGAGTGATTTCACAGCGCTCAAGGCCAGCACCCAGGGCAGCGTGAGCGGCGTGGGCCTGCAACTGGGCATCCGCCAAGACGACACCGCTGTGGTGGTGATCGCACCACTGGAGGGATCTCCCGCCGCCGAAGCCGGGATCGTGAGCGGCACCGAACTGGTGCGGGTGGATGGCACCCCCACAGCAGATCTGGGACTGGAAAGCACCGCAGCCCGGCTGCGTGGGGTTGAGGGAACAGCGGTTCTGCTGGAGATCAAGCCACCGGAAGGGCGCTCGCGGGAGGTGGAGCTGCAGCGCCGGAAGGTGGATCTGCTGCCGGTGCGCCAGCGCCTGATCGAACAGGACGGCCACCGGCTCGGCTATCTGCGCATCACCCAGTTCGCCGAACCGGTGCCGCAGCAGGTCGCCGCAGCGCTGAACGAGCTGCAGGAGCAGGGCATCGAAGGCCTGGTGCTGGATCTACGCAACAACTCCGGCGGGCTGGTGAGCGCCGGGCTTGCCGTGGCGGATCAACTGCTTGATGGCGCTCCCATTGTGGAGACCCGCAACCGCGAAGGATTCAGCGATCCACAGCAAGCCAACCGCGGCCTGCTGTACAGCGGCGCAATGCTCACCCTGGTGAACGGGGGCACCGCCAGCGCCAGCGAAATCCTGGCCGGAGCCCTGCAGGACGATGAACGCTCACCGCTGCTCGGCAACCGCACCTTTGGCAAAGGCTTGATCCAGACCTTGATCGGCCTGGGTGGCGACGGCAGCGGCCTGGCGGTCACCGTGGCCCGCTACGTGACCCCCAGCGGCCGAGACATCCAGAACCTGGGCATCGAGCCCGATCAGCGGTTACCCGAGCCTGAGCCGCTCGACCCAGGCGGTCCGGGCGACCCCTGGCTCAGCCAGGCGCTCGATCAACTGCGCGTTCAGCTGGAGCCAACACTCTGA